Proteins found in one Syntrophorhabdaceae bacterium genomic segment:
- a CDS encoding MFS transporter: MKRTFRGINRNIVAISLVSFFNDISSEMVYPVIPIFLVAVLNAPVTIVGLIEGIAESTANLLRIFSGYFSDRSGKRKPFMTGGYMLSALSKLIIASASGWTSVMGGRFLDRFGKGVRTSAR, from the coding sequence ATGAAGAGGACCTTCCGCGGCATCAACCGGAATATAGTCGCTATCAGCCTTGTCAGTTTTTTCAACGATATCTCTTCGGAGATGGTCTACCCGGTAATCCCGATCTTTCTCGTCGCTGTCCTTAACGCGCCCGTGACCATCGTAGGCCTCATCGAGGGCATCGCCGAATCTACCGCCAACCTCCTTCGCATCTTTTCCGGCTACTTTTCCGACCGGTCCGGGAAAAGAAAACCCTTTATGACGGGAGGGTATATGCTGTCGGCCTTGTCGAAGCTCATCATCGCTTCGGCATCCGGCTGGACCTCAGTTATGGGTGGAAGATTTCTCGACCGTTTCGGAAAGGGTGTCAGGACCTCCGCGCGCG